One stretch of Armigeres subalbatus isolate Guangzhou_Male chromosome 2, GZ_Asu_2, whole genome shotgun sequence DNA includes these proteins:
- the LOC134208794 gene encoding uncharacterized protein LOC134208794, with protein sequence MHICQSNHRPPGQPIVLNGSTIPNKSSVKLLGITVDRHLTFAEHCKRTKEACKVRGNMIKLISRKRTRNDRALRLRVADAVITSRLLYGLELTSLNLPEITRSLAPVYNRAVRLVSGHLPSTPADIACAEAGVLPFRYKVTAILSSKTVGYLEKTKATRDPRHLLDRANADFRNKTQQQLPKIAGLYRLGPRSWASSPPKLDMTLKAQLRRAPNRQQAQCLFSQRIEDRYQSSQVRYTDGSKAMGKVGIGIESSDYPSTSHRLLDMCSVFSAEAAAVFQAASLPSSGPILIVTDSASVLAALASATNRHPFIQATQQILHDGITLMWVPGHSGIRGNESADTLAHIGRTSPFLRRSVPADDVKTWIKHQINSAWANDWRRQWNVCRMVKNSTLPGEDLPNRREQVVLSRLRTGHTNLTHNLGATEYHRRCTTCRCRLTISHILNSCPIYEEARRANNIDNAYTALKNDTVSERLLINFLKDCNIFDAI encoded by the coding sequence ATGCACATATGCCAGAGCAACCATCGGCCCCCCGGGCAGCCCATCGTGTTGAACGGGTCTACCATCCCCAACAAATCATCCGTCAAACTACTGGGGATCACAGTGGATCGTCACCTGACCTTCGCAGAACACTGCAAAAGGACGAAAGAAGCATGCAAGGTAAGAGGTAACATGATCAAGTTGATCTCCAGAAAGAGAACCCGAAACGACCGAGCTCTGCGCCTCCGTGTGGCAGATGCGGTCATTACAAGCCGCCTGCTGTACGGACTGGAGCTTACGTCGTTGAACCTACCAGAAATCACCCGCTCCCTAGCCCCCGTGTACAACCGGGCGGTTCGGCTGGTCTCGGGACACCTCCCGTCAACACCTGCGGACATCGCCTGTGCCGAGGCTGGCGTATTACCCTTTCGCTACAAGGTCACCGCAATCCTCAGTTCCAAAACTGTTGGGTACCTGGAAAAAACCAAAGCCACCCGTGACCCCCGCCACCTCCTCGACAGGGCCAACGCCGACTTCCGCAATAAAACCCAACAACAGCTACCTAAAATCGCCGGTCTCTACCGTCTCGGCCCCAGAAGCTGGGCTTCCAGTCCCCCGAAACTTGATATGACGCTGAAGGCTCAGTTACGAAGAGCACCCAACAGGCAGCAGGCACAATGCCTCTTCAGCCAGCGAATTGAAGACCGCTACCAGTCATCCCAGGTACGGTACACCGACGGCTCCAAAGCCATGGGCAAAGTAGGCATAGGCATCGAATCAAGCGACTACCCGTCCACATCTCATCGACTACTGGACATGTGCTCAGTATTTTCGGCGGAAGCTGCGGCTGTCTTCCAGGCAGCGTCCCTGCCGAGTAGCGGTCCGATACTCATCGTCACCGACTCGGCAAGCGTGCTCGCGGCCCTGGCATCTGCAACCAATCGTCACCCCTTCATCCAGGCAACCCAACAGATACTGCACGACGGCATCACCCTGATGTGGGTCCCCGGCCACTCCGGCATCCGGGGGAACGAGAGCGCTGACACCCTAGCGCACATCGGCAGAACGAGCCCCTTCCTCCGTCGTAGCGTCCCAGCTGACGACGTCAAGACATGGATCAAACACCAAATCAACTCGGCATGGGCAAACGACTGGAGGAGGCAGTGGAACGTCTGCCGCATGGTTAAAAATTCAACGCTTCCTGGTGAAGACCTCCCCAACCGGCGAGAGCAAGTAGTGTTGTCCCGCCTACGCACGGGACACACAAACCTTACCCATAACTTGGGAGCGACGGAATATCATCGCCGATGCACAACATGCCGCTGCAGGCTAACCATCAGCCACATCCTCAACTCTTGCCCTATATACGAGGAGGCAAGAAGAGCGAACAACATCGACAACGCGTACACAGCCCTAAAGAACGACACTGTCAGCGAAAGACTGCTGATCAACTTTTTGAAAGACTGCAACATCTTTGACGCAATTTAA